A portion of the Falco naumanni isolate bFalNau1 chromosome 9, bFalNau1.pat, whole genome shotgun sequence genome contains these proteins:
- the FAS gene encoding tumor necrosis factor receptor superfamily member 6 isoform X2 — translation MAYNKLITRMIIAKREIKCNPDEYNLGAQCCKKCKRGFVKSINCPTNISKHCVPCENGKEYIDHVNDLDECLRCHSCDSIFGLAVAKNCTPAQNTECTCAKNHFCNSSVPCRHCDPCSVCESGVVEKQCTLTSDTVCGIKEPGMPWWATAFIIVLLLLPVAGAIFWYKRRQEGRTSKNPGEAVPKPEASYENVPLIYTDIDLSSHIAGIVEEMTLQEVKTFVRNHKVPEPVIDQTVRDYFSDTSEQKIKLFQVWYQRHGIKGAYRTLINSLREFKMCTAADKIEEKLNAAISSCQEGGQSYNDDTEQSKTCTQEGRNSYNGSAELSKTCSGSLEET, via the exons ATGGCATACAATAAGTTAATTACAAGGATGATCATTGCTAAGAGAGAAATTAAGTGTAATCCGGATGAATATAATTTAGGTGCTCAGTGTTGCAAGAAATGTAAACGTG GTTTTGTTAAAAGTATCAACTGCCCAACAAATATCAGCAAACACTGTGTTCCCTGTGAAAATGGAAAGGAGTACATTGATCACGTCAACGATCTGGATGAGTGTTTGAGATGCCATTCATGTGACAGCATATTTG GTCTGGCGGTTGCAAAGAACTGTACCCCAGCACAGAACACAGAATGCACCTGTGCAAAGAACCATTTTTGCAATTCTTCTGTACCATGCAGGCATTGCGATCCATGTAGCGT ATGTGAAAGTGGCGTCGTTGAAAAACAATGTACTTTAACTTCAGACACTGTGTGCGGAATAAAAG AACCAGGAATGCCATGGTGGGCCACTGCTTTCATAATTGTGTTACTGCTACTACCAGTAGCTGGAGCAATATTCTGGT acAAGAGAAGACAGGAGGGTCGTACTAGCAAGAACCCAGGTGAAGCAGTCCCCAAACCAGAGGCTTCTTAT gAGAATGTACCTCTCATATACACAG ATATTGACCTGAGCAGCCATATTGCTGGTATCGTAGAGGAGATGACACTCCAAGAAGTCAAGACGTTTGTTCGCAATCACAAAGTACCAGAACCTGTCATAGATCAAACTGTTCGGGATTATTTTAGTGATACATCTGAACAGAAGATTAAGCTGTTTCAAGTCTGGTATCAAAGACATGGGATAAAAGGAGCCTATAGAACCCTAATAAACAGCCTGAGAGAGTTTAAAATGTGCACAGCAGCTGATAAAATCGAGGAAAAACTGAACGCAGCTATTTCCAGCTGTCAGGAAGGGGGACAGTCTTATAATGATGACactgagcaaagcaaaacctgcaCTCAAGAAGGTAGAAACTCTTACAATGGTAGTGCTGAGCTAAGTAAAACATGTTCTGGTAGTTTGGAAGAGACATAG
- the FAS gene encoding tumor necrosis factor receptor superfamily member 6 isoform X1 has protein sequence MGGAGRGLGLGQGSRRAATSRFHFAGACGRALGSGGMARGALTLLLVVNLIIETQCKNDTEAPIHMAYNKLITRMIIAKREIKCNPDEYNLGAQCCKKCKRGFVKSINCPTNISKHCVPCENGKEYIDHVNDLDECLRCHSCDSIFGLAVAKNCTPAQNTECTCAKNHFCNSSVPCRHCDPCSVCESGVVEKQCTLTSDTVCGIKEPGMPWWATAFIIVLLLLPVAGAIFWYKRRQEGRTSKNPGEAVPKPEASYENVPLIYTDIDLSSHIAGIVEEMTLQEVKTFVRNHKVPEPVIDQTVRDYFSDTSEQKIKLFQVWYQRHGIKGAYRTLINSLREFKMCTAADKIEEKLNAAISSCQEGGQSYNDDTEQSKTCTQEGRNSYNGSAELSKTCSGSLEET, from the exons ATGGGAGGAGCCGGGcgcgggctggggctggggcaggggagccgCCGCGCCGCGACCAGCCGCTTTCACTTTGCCGGAGCGTGCGGGAGAGCGCTGGGCAGCGGCGGCATGGCGCGGGGGGCCCTGACCCTGCTCCTC GTTGTTAACTTAATTATTGAAACACAGTGTAAAAATGATACTGAAGCTCCAATACACATGGCATACAATAAGTTAATTACAAGGATGATCATTGCTAAGAGAGAAATTAAGTGTAATCCGGATGAATATAATTTAGGTGCTCAGTGTTGCAAGAAATGTAAACGTG GTTTTGTTAAAAGTATCAACTGCCCAACAAATATCAGCAAACACTGTGTTCCCTGTGAAAATGGAAAGGAGTACATTGATCACGTCAACGATCTGGATGAGTGTTTGAGATGCCATTCATGTGACAGCATATTTG GTCTGGCGGTTGCAAAGAACTGTACCCCAGCACAGAACACAGAATGCACCTGTGCAAAGAACCATTTTTGCAATTCTTCTGTACCATGCAGGCATTGCGATCCATGTAGCGT ATGTGAAAGTGGCGTCGTTGAAAAACAATGTACTTTAACTTCAGACACTGTGTGCGGAATAAAAG AACCAGGAATGCCATGGTGGGCCACTGCTTTCATAATTGTGTTACTGCTACTACCAGTAGCTGGAGCAATATTCTGGT acAAGAGAAGACAGGAGGGTCGTACTAGCAAGAACCCAGGTGAAGCAGTCCCCAAACCAGAGGCTTCTTAT gAGAATGTACCTCTCATATACACAG ATATTGACCTGAGCAGCCATATTGCTGGTATCGTAGAGGAGATGACACTCCAAGAAGTCAAGACGTTTGTTCGCAATCACAAAGTACCAGAACCTGTCATAGATCAAACTGTTCGGGATTATTTTAGTGATACATCTGAACAGAAGATTAAGCTGTTTCAAGTCTGGTATCAAAGACATGGGATAAAAGGAGCCTATAGAACCCTAATAAACAGCCTGAGAGAGTTTAAAATGTGCACAGCAGCTGATAAAATCGAGGAAAAACTGAACGCAGCTATTTCCAGCTGTCAGGAAGGGGGACAGTCTTATAATGATGACactgagcaaagcaaaacctgcaCTCAAGAAGGTAGAAACTCTTACAATGGTAGTGCTGAGCTAAGTAAAACATGTTCTGGTAGTTTGGAAGAGACATAG